One Pseudomonas fluorescens genomic region harbors:
- the inhA gene encoding isonitrile hydratase, with protein MTLQIGFLLFPQVQQLDLTGPYDVLASLPGVQVHLVWKDLMPVTSSTGLLLKPTTTFEECPQLDVICIPGGGGVGPLMEDEQTLDFIKRQAAQARYVTSVCTGSLVLGAAGLLQGKRATTHWAYHDLLPTLGAIAVKDRVVRDGNLFTGGGITAGIDFALVLAAELVGADTAQLVQLQLEYAPAPPFNSGSPETAPGAIADEARLRAAPSLKLRTEITERAAAKLNLR; from the coding sequence ATGACGCTGCAGATCGGATTTTTGTTGTTTCCCCAAGTTCAGCAACTTGACCTGACCGGCCCTTATGATGTGCTCGCCTCGTTGCCAGGCGTCCAGGTGCATCTGGTCTGGAAGGATCTGATGCCGGTGACGTCCAGCACCGGCCTGCTGCTGAAACCCACCACAACCTTCGAAGAATGCCCGCAGCTGGATGTGATCTGCATCCCTGGTGGCGGCGGTGTCGGGCCGCTGATGGAAGATGAACAAACGCTGGACTTCATCAAGCGCCAGGCGGCGCAGGCTCGGTATGTGACGTCGGTTTGCACCGGCTCGCTGGTGCTGGGTGCGGCGGGCCTGCTGCAAGGCAAACGCGCGACCACGCATTGGGCTTACCACGATTTGCTGCCAACCCTGGGCGCAATAGCGGTGAAGGATCGAGTGGTGCGTGACGGAAATCTGTTCACCGGTGGCGGGATCACCGCCGGGATCGACTTCGCGCTGGTGCTTGCCGCTGAACTGGTCGGTGCCGACACTGCGCAACTGGTGCAATTGCAGCTGGAGTATGCGCCGGCGCCGCCGTTCAACTCGGGCAGCCCGGAGACTGCGCCGGGTGCAATTGCCGATGAAGCCCGTCTGCGCGCCGCGCCATCACTGAAGCTGCGCACGGAAATTACCGAGCGCGCGGCGGCGAAACTCAACCTGCGCTAA
- a CDS encoding GlxA family transcriptional regulator — MPKAIHVLAFANMQILDVTGPLQVFASANDLCRQRGLPTPYAPSVIASGGGAVMSSAGLAVLADPLPQTPSDTLIIAGGWGIYPAAEDAPLVDWVREHAANCRRVASVCTGAFLLAASGWLDGRRVVTHWTRCEQLAQQHPKLQVEANPIFINDGPVWTSAGVTAGIDLALAMVEQDLGSDIALDVARHLVVFLKRPGGQSQFSVTLSLQNKGNRFDELHAWIAENLTCDLGVPTLAEQAGMSERSFIRHYRADTGQTPARAIELIRVETARRLLSDTGLPVKRIAVNCGFGSEETLRRSFLRAIGVTPQAYRERFSVNAAADAVLP, encoded by the coding sequence ATGCCCAAAGCCATTCACGTACTCGCGTTTGCCAACATGCAGATCCTCGACGTCACCGGGCCGTTGCAGGTGTTCGCCTCGGCCAACGATCTTTGTCGGCAACGCGGTTTGCCGACGCCCTATGCGCCGAGCGTGATCGCCAGCGGTGGCGGGGCAGTGATGTCGTCGGCGGGGCTGGCAGTGCTGGCCGACCCGTTGCCGCAAACGCCGAGCGATACGTTGATTATTGCCGGCGGCTGGGGCATTTATCCCGCCGCCGAAGATGCGCCGTTGGTGGACTGGGTGCGCGAACATGCGGCGAACTGCCGACGCGTCGCCTCGGTGTGTACCGGTGCCTTTCTGCTCGCAGCCAGCGGCTGGCTCGACGGCCGCCGTGTAGTCACCCACTGGACGCGCTGCGAACAATTGGCGCAGCAGCATCCAAAGCTGCAGGTCGAGGCCAATCCGATTTTCATCAACGACGGCCCGGTGTGGACCTCGGCCGGGGTCACGGCAGGTATCGATCTGGCGCTGGCCATGGTTGAGCAAGACTTGGGCAGCGACATCGCCCTCGACGTCGCTCGGCATCTGGTGGTGTTCCTCAAACGCCCGGGCGGTCAGTCACAATTCAGCGTGACCCTGTCGCTGCAGAACAAGGGCAACCGTTTTGATGAATTGCACGCATGGATCGCGGAAAACCTGACCTGCGACCTCGGCGTCCCGACCCTCGCCGAACAGGCCGGGATGAGCGAACGCAGCTTCATCCGCCATTACCGCGCCGACACCGGCCAGACCCCGGCCCGGGCTATCGAATTGATCCGTGTCGAAACGGCGCGGCGGTTACTGAGCGATACCGGTTTGCCGGTGAAACGCATCGCCGTCAACTGCGGATTTGGCAGTGAAGAAACGCTGCGCCGCAGCTTCCTCCGTGCCATTGGCGTGACGCCACAGGCTTATCGCGAGCGCTTTTCGGTTAACGCGGCCGCAGATGCTGTATTGCCTTGA
- a CDS encoding glycoside hydrolase family 15 protein, with the protein MAEHQNEGQSAIDAHGIIGDMRSAALVDDKGSVDFFCWPEFDSPSIFCSLLDTPDAGIFQLTPDLPDARREQIYLPDTNVLQTRWLSDQAVVEITDLLPIGDHADALPLLMRRVRVVSGEATFQMRCAVRHDYARAETRAQMDGQTVIFSAQGQPSLRLASDQALQIDSEAAVASFTLQRDQTASFLLGGEDDPRFAEDAAQLCMERTLSFWRGWIRQSNYRGRWREMVNRSALALKLLTSRQHGAILAAATFGLPETPGGERNWDYRYTWIRDASFTVYAFMRLGFVDEANAYMQWLRGRVSDCCGKPMKLNILYAIDGRQELPETELTHLAGHGGAQPVRIGNGAYDQIQLDIFGELMDAVYLVNKYGDAISHEGWKHVGEVVDQVCETWQTEDVGIWEMRGETHHFLHSRLMCWVALDRAIRLASKRSLPAPFARWDQTRQAIYSDIWDNFWNEERGHFVQYKGGTALDGSLLLMPLVRFVSAKDPRWLSTLEAIEKTLVRDGMVYRYRNEDSNIDGLTGTEGAFAACSFWYVECLARAGQVDKAHLEFEQLLRYANPLGLYAEEFDSQGRHLGNTPQALTHLALISAATFLDRKLNGEKSSWQP; encoded by the coding sequence ATGGCTGAGCATCAGAACGAAGGACAAAGCGCTATCGACGCCCACGGCATAATTGGCGACATGCGCAGTGCGGCACTGGTCGACGACAAGGGCAGCGTGGATTTTTTCTGCTGGCCGGAATTCGACAGCCCGTCGATTTTCTGTTCGCTGCTGGATACCCCTGACGCGGGCATCTTCCAACTGACGCCGGACTTGCCCGACGCGCGGCGTGAACAGATTTACCTGCCCGACACCAACGTTTTGCAAACGCGCTGGCTGAGCGACCAAGCCGTGGTGGAAATCACCGACCTGCTGCCGATTGGCGATCACGCCGACGCCCTGCCGTTGTTGATGCGCCGGGTGCGAGTGGTCAGCGGTGAGGCGACTTTTCAGATGCGCTGCGCCGTGCGCCACGACTACGCCCGCGCCGAGACCCGCGCGCAGATGGACGGGCAGACGGTGATTTTCAGTGCACAGGGTCAACCGTCGCTGCGTCTGGCGTCCGATCAAGCGTTGCAGATCGACAGCGAGGCGGCTGTGGCTTCGTTCACTTTGCAGCGCGATCAGACTGCGTCGTTCCTGCTGGGTGGCGAAGATGATCCACGCTTCGCCGAAGACGCCGCGCAGTTGTGCATGGAACGTACCTTGAGTTTTTGGCGCGGTTGGATTCGCCAGTCCAACTACCGCGGACGCTGGCGGGAAATGGTCAACCGTTCGGCCCTCGCGCTGAAGCTGCTGACCTCGCGCCAGCACGGCGCGATCCTTGCCGCAGCCACCTTCGGCCTGCCGGAAACGCCGGGCGGCGAACGCAACTGGGACTATCGCTATACCTGGATCCGCGACGCCTCGTTCACCGTCTATGCCTTTATGCGCCTGGGCTTTGTCGACGAAGCCAATGCCTACATGCAATGGCTCCGGGGACGGGTCAGCGACTGCTGCGGCAAGCCGATGAAGCTTAATATCCTCTATGCCATCGACGGTCGTCAGGAATTGCCGGAAACCGAACTGACGCACCTTGCCGGGCATGGCGGCGCGCAACCGGTGCGCATCGGCAATGGCGCCTATGACCAGATCCAGCTCGACATCTTTGGCGAGTTGATGGACGCGGTCTATCTCGTCAACAAATATGGCGACGCGATTTCCCATGAAGGCTGGAAGCACGTCGGCGAAGTGGTCGATCAGGTCTGCGAGACCTGGCAGACCGAAGACGTCGGCATCTGGGAGATGCGCGGCGAAACCCATCATTTTCTGCATTCGCGCCTGATGTGCTGGGTCGCGCTGGATCGAGCCATCCGTCTGGCTTCGAAACGCTCGCTGCCGGCGCCGTTCGCCCGCTGGGATCAGACCCGGCAGGCGATCTACAGCGACATCTGGGACAATTTCTGGAATGAAGAACGCGGGCATTTCGTTCAGTACAAGGGCGGCACGGCGCTCGATGGCTCACTGTTGTTGATGCCGTTGGTGCGCTTCGTCAGCGCCAAAGACCCGCGGTGGCTGTCGACACTCGAGGCGATTGAAAAAACCCTGGTGCGCGACGGTATGGTGTACCGCTATCGCAATGAAGACAGCAACATCGACGGTTTGACCGGCACCGAAGGCGCGTTTGCCGCGTGCTCGTTCTGGTACGTCGAATGCTTGGCCCGCGCCGGCCAAGTGGATAAGGCCCATCTGGAATTCGAGCAATTATTGCGTTATGCCAATCCGCTGGGGCTGTACGCCGAAGAGTTCGACAGCCAAGGCCGACATCTGGGCAACACGCCGCAAGCGTTGACGCACTTGGCATTGATCAGTGCGGCGACATTTCTTGATCGCAAATTGAATGGAGAAAAGAGTTCCTGGCAGCCGTAA
- a CDS encoding glucose 1-dehydrogenase: MQISLAQQVALITGASSGIGHGAAKALAAAGAAVVINYNSNAKPAEELARQIIADGGKALAIGADVSKEDEVERLFRETLDAFGSLDILLANSGLQKDAAAVDMTLEDWNTVIGVNLTGQFLCARAALRIFQRQGIRQGVSRAAGKIIHMSSVHQRIPWAGHVNYAASKGGVDQLMQSLAQEVSHQRIRINSIAPGAIRTAINAKATEDAAGEKLLELIPYGRLGDVEDVANAVVFLASDASDYIVGTTLFIDGGMSLYPEFRGNG; encoded by the coding sequence ATGCAGATCTCCCTCGCCCAGCAAGTAGCCTTGATCACCGGCGCCAGTTCCGGCATCGGCCACGGCGCCGCCAAGGCACTGGCCGCCGCCGGCGCCGCCGTGGTCATCAATTACAACAGTAATGCCAAACCGGCCGAGGAACTGGCCCGACAGATCATTGCCGACGGCGGTAAAGCACTGGCCATCGGTGCCGATGTTTCGAAGGAAGACGAGGTGGAACGGCTGTTCCGCGAGACCCTCGACGCTTTCGGTTCGCTGGACATTCTGCTCGCCAATTCCGGTCTGCAAAAAGACGCGGCCGCGGTGGACATGACGCTGGAAGACTGGAACACCGTGATCGGTGTCAATCTCACCGGCCAGTTTCTCTGCGCTCGCGCGGCGCTGCGAATTTTTCAGCGTCAGGGCATTCGCCAGGGTGTGTCCCGAGCAGCTGGAAAAATCATCCACATGAGTTCGGTGCACCAGCGCATTCCATGGGCCGGGCACGTCAATTACGCGGCGTCCAAGGGCGGTGTCGATCAATTGATGCAGAGCCTTGCCCAGGAAGTCAGTCACCAGCGCATTCGCATCAACAGCATTGCCCCGGGCGCAATCCGAACGGCGATCAACGCTAAAGCCACCGAAGACGCGGCGGGTGAAAAACTGCTGGAACTGATCCCCTACGGGCGCCTCGGCGATGTCGAAGATGTCGCCAACGCGGTGGTTTTTCTTGCATCGGATGCTTCCGACTACATCGTCGGCACGACGCTGTTCATCGACGGCGGGATGAGCCTTTATCCGGAGTTTCGCGGCAATGGCTGA
- a CDS encoding family 2 encapsulin nanocompartment cargo protein terpene cyclase has protein sequence MQMLWSLAMDDLLILVSSKDRQIGVAPKLQVHHEGLRHRAFSILLFDPQGRLLLQQRASGKYHSGGLWTNTCCGHPRPGELTAAAARRRLHEEMGMTCKLQKVASMLYHEQVSNQLVEHEFDHVFIGVSQTDPQINPEEAQDWEWLSLQEIAERIEHRPDIFTVWFRRMVEHFGIESMQEWFEAVRSSANPSSAQRSGVRKKSPWAVPALYALAPFRIDAALTAEVDDRLLPWIAEVGIFPGQHDKVRAMGFGRFAMLCHTDTDDPDRLLLAAQCFAALFAVDDYYCDDERTGSEPRMVGPRLSLALAALEPVYLSEQFQPGLELALHSDPVLVALRAYLTRVECLATAAQVARVRHEIIAMFVTMTAEAAWRIEGLTPALWEYLAHRQVNSFLPCLSLIDIIGGYELPANVYSAPDVRRITALAASATIIANDLFSALKEQQAGIGDFNLPLLLIREQGCSPAEAMMQSAAVHDQIMHLYEAAERAVLPHASPLLKRYLHGIKSWLAGNLEWHRTSGRYQV, from the coding sequence ATGCAAATGCTATGGAGTCTCGCCATGGATGATTTGCTGATTCTCGTCTCCTCCAAAGACCGCCAGATCGGCGTTGCACCGAAGCTGCAAGTGCATCATGAGGGCCTGCGTCATCGAGCGTTTTCAATCCTGCTTTTCGATCCGCAAGGGCGACTTCTTCTGCAGCAACGCGCATCGGGCAAGTATCACTCTGGAGGTTTGTGGACCAACACCTGCTGCGGACATCCTCGTCCGGGAGAACTGACGGCGGCCGCCGCGCGCCGCCGATTGCACGAAGAAATGGGCATGACATGCAAACTGCAGAAAGTCGCCTCGATGCTCTATCACGAACAGGTGTCCAATCAATTGGTCGAGCATGAATTCGATCATGTCTTCATCGGTGTAAGTCAGACAGATCCGCAGATCAATCCGGAGGAAGCCCAAGACTGGGAGTGGCTGTCACTGCAGGAGATAGCCGAGCGGATCGAGCATCGGCCCGACATTTTCACGGTGTGGTTTCGGCGGATGGTTGAGCACTTCGGGATCGAGAGCATGCAAGAGTGGTTTGAGGCCGTCCGAAGCTCAGCGAACCCATCATCAGCCCAACGTTCGGGTGTTCGGAAAAAATCACCCTGGGCCGTTCCAGCCTTGTACGCACTGGCACCTTTTCGAATCGACGCCGCGCTGACGGCGGAGGTCGACGACCGCCTCCTGCCGTGGATCGCCGAGGTGGGCATTTTTCCGGGTCAGCACGACAAGGTTCGTGCCATGGGTTTCGGGCGCTTCGCCATGCTGTGTCACACCGACACCGATGATCCCGATCGGCTGCTGCTGGCAGCGCAATGTTTTGCCGCTCTGTTCGCCGTGGACGATTACTACTGCGATGATGAGCGAACCGGGTCTGAACCACGAATGGTCGGGCCGCGCCTGTCCCTGGCGCTGGCAGCGCTGGAACCGGTTTATTTGAGCGAACAGTTTCAGCCGGGGCTTGAGCTGGCATTGCACAGCGATCCGGTGCTGGTCGCTCTGCGTGCATACCTGACGCGGGTGGAGTGCTTGGCGACAGCGGCGCAGGTTGCCCGCGTTCGCCATGAAATCATTGCCATGTTTGTCACCATGACCGCCGAAGCGGCGTGGCGAATCGAAGGACTGACGCCCGCGCTCTGGGAATATCTGGCACACCGTCAGGTCAACAGTTTCCTGCCCTGCCTGTCGCTGATCGACATCATTGGCGGCTATGAATTGCCCGCCAATGTCTACAGCGCCCCCGATGTGCGGCGCATCACCGCTCTCGCCGCCAGCGCCACGATTATCGCCAATGATCTGTTTTCGGCGCTGAAGGAACAGCAGGCCGGCATCGGCGATTTCAACCTGCCGTTGTTATTGATCCGTGAACAGGGTTGTTCGCCCGCAGAAGCGATGATGCAAAGTGCTGCCGTACACGACCAGATCATGCATCTGTACGAGGCGGCGGAACGTGCGGTATTGCCGCACGCCTCGCCGCTGCTCAAACGCTATCTGCACGGAATCAAGAGCTGGCTGGCCGGCAATCTCGAATGGCACCGCACCAGCGGGCGTTATCAGGTCTGA
- a CDS encoding polyprenyl synthetase family protein: MSFLANRALMTLRSSAQKQPMNRFLRLNNVAYDRTPASFEQWRKAKLPRIQFALECALPPATTEPPRLHHAMRYAVLGTGKRLRPLLCHAAGEIFSVAPDALDHAATAVELIHAASLVHDDLPALDNDDLRRGRATVHVQYDEALAILVGDALFAQAFNVLSQTPAEAECLTRLVKELAGASGSIGLTGGEALDLAAVGGTLDVMQLQTLHQMKTGSLIRASVRMAALCAGSSHPLIPELDHYANAIGLALQIIDDIHDITLDSATLGKTAGKDARDGKATYVSVHGLPMSRQHATQLIEQAHDSLQTLPGNTTPLHGLADMIHRHLP, translated from the coding sequence GTGTCTTTTCTTGCCAATCGCGCTCTCATGACGCTTCGATCTTCTGCGCAGAAACAGCCGATGAACAGATTTCTCAGGCTCAACAACGTCGCGTATGACCGCACGCCTGCGTCGTTCGAGCAATGGCGCAAGGCCAAGCTGCCCCGCATTCAGTTTGCCCTGGAGTGCGCATTACCGCCCGCGACCACGGAGCCTCCGCGCCTGCATCATGCGATGCGCTATGCGGTCCTCGGAACGGGCAAGCGCCTGCGTCCACTGCTGTGTCACGCAGCAGGTGAAATATTCTCGGTCGCGCCCGACGCCTTGGATCACGCCGCCACCGCGGTGGAATTGATCCACGCTGCTTCGCTGGTCCATGACGACCTTCCGGCCCTCGATAACGATGATTTGCGCCGCGGACGCGCGACGGTGCATGTTCAGTACGATGAGGCGCTGGCAATTCTGGTCGGCGATGCATTGTTCGCACAGGCGTTCAACGTGCTGAGTCAAACGCCCGCCGAAGCCGAATGCCTGACGCGACTGGTCAAAGAGTTGGCCGGGGCGTCCGGGTCCATCGGGCTGACGGGCGGCGAGGCGCTTGATCTCGCGGCTGTTGGCGGGACACTCGACGTCATGCAATTGCAAACCCTTCATCAGATGAAAACCGGATCACTGATTCGGGCCAGTGTGCGCATGGCTGCGCTGTGCGCTGGGTCATCGCATCCCCTCATTCCCGAACTTGATCATTACGCAAACGCAATTGGCCTGGCTCTGCAAATCATCGATGACATTCACGACATCACCCTGGACAGTGCCACGCTTGGCAAAACCGCCGGAAAGGACGCCAGAGACGGCAAAGCCACCTACGTATCGGTGCACGGATTACCAATGTCCAGACAACACGCGACACAGTTGATTGAACAGGCCCACGATTCCTTGCAAACGCTGCCGGGCAACACCACGCCTTTGCATGGTCTGGCCGATATGATCCACCGCCACTTGCCCTGA
- a CDS encoding MFS transporter, whose amino-acid sequence MANPYRELFNAPGAGKFVLAGMIARMPISMTGIGLITMLSQLTGGYALAGGVAATFALATAFCAPQVSRLVDRFGQSRILPLSALIGGGALLMVLLCTRVQAPNWTLFIFAALAGCMPSMSAMVRARWTEIYRGQPQLRTAYALESVLDEVCFIVGPPLSVGLSVAVFPEAGPLAALVALAVGVTAFVAQRSTEPAVHPRESEDQGSIIRSPDVQWLLALMLAMGIIVGVIDVVSVAFARHQGQPAAASIVLSVYAIGSCLAGIAFGAMRSKLPLPRLFLYGGVATAVTTLPLLLASNIVGLSIAVFIAGLFFSPTLIVAMALIERIVPPAKLTEGLTWLVTGLSIGVAIGAAGSGALVDGFGARSGFWLAIAAGAVVLGSAIQSFRHLK is encoded by the coding sequence ATGGCAAACCCCTACCGCGAATTATTCAACGCACCCGGCGCGGGCAAGTTTGTGCTGGCCGGGATGATCGCGCGCATGCCGATCTCCATGACCGGCATCGGCCTGATTACCATGCTCTCGCAGTTGACCGGGGGCTATGCGTTGGCCGGTGGTGTGGCGGCGACTTTCGCCTTGGCCACGGCATTTTGCGCACCGCAGGTGTCGCGTCTGGTCGACCGTTTCGGGCAGAGCAGAATCCTTCCGCTGTCGGCATTGATCGGTGGCGGCGCGCTGTTGATGGTGCTGTTGTGCACGCGGGTGCAAGCGCCGAACTGGACGCTGTTCATCTTCGCCGCGCTGGCCGGTTGCATGCCGAGCATGTCGGCGATGGTGCGGGCGCGCTGGACCGAAATCTATCGCGGGCAGCCGCAGTTGCGGACGGCGTACGCGCTGGAATCGGTGCTCGACGAGGTGTGCTTTATCGTCGGGCCGCCGTTGTCGGTGGGCCTGTCCGTTGCGGTGTTTCCCGAGGCCGGACCGTTGGCCGCGCTGGTGGCGTTGGCCGTCGGCGTGACGGCGTTTGTCGCCCAGCGCAGCACCGAGCCGGCGGTGCATCCGCGCGAGTCCGAGGACCAAGGTTCGATCATTCGCTCGCCTGACGTCCAGTGGTTGCTGGCGTTGATGCTCGCCATGGGCATTATTGTCGGGGTGATCGATGTGGTCAGCGTCGCCTTTGCCCGGCATCAGGGCCAGCCAGCGGCGGCGAGTATCGTCTTGTCGGTGTACGCCATTGGTTCGTGCCTGGCCGGTATAGCCTTCGGAGCGATGCGTTCGAAACTGCCATTGCCGCGGCTGTTTCTGTATGGCGGTGTGGCGACGGCGGTGACCACGTTGCCGCTGCTGCTGGCGAGCAATATCGTCGGCTTGTCGATCGCGGTGTTCATCGCCGGACTGTTCTTCTCGCCGACGCTGATCGTCGCGATGGCGTTGATCGAGCGCATCGTGCCGCCAGCCAAATTGACCGAGGGCCTGACGTGGCTGGTGACCGGATTAAGCATCGGCGTGGCGATTGGCGCCGCCGGGTCCGGTGCGCTGGTGGATGGATTTGGCGCGCGCAGCGGATTCTGGCTGGCGATTGCAGCGGGCGCGGTGGTGTTGGGCTCCGCGATACAAAGCTTCCGCCACCTGAAATGA
- a CDS encoding cupin-like domain-containing protein: protein MDLQSILGKLFANAGAVGIEGVFQFVFGPQQAYWSEVKASSRTVPGRHASPDVTIEVAEKDFLGIMGGIANVEELFASGRLKIGGNMGLATLLPQIIEQAMHGGGVAEKVDMNKRYPTPPRFSEKLTASLPTQRSIERVARADLSVTDFHGRYLPNGIPVVISNALHDWPLFKLSREESLVHFAELQGITRHGDYVKKTFSTERDFRSTSMADFIASLDKPAVKGPDGEPPAYMGNNILPAQLMQQIQYPPYFDASLFIPPRIWIGPKGTLTPLHRDDTDNLFAQVWGQKKFTLAAPHHREALGTWSTAPKGGLDGCDFNPDAPDYERFPAARDVTFLRVTLEAGDLLFLPEGWFHQVESVSTSLSVNFWVNSGRGW, encoded by the coding sequence GTGGACCTGCAGAGCATCCTGGGCAAACTGTTCGCCAATGCCGGCGCTGTCGGCATCGAAGGCGTCTTTCAATTCGTGTTTGGCCCGCAGCAGGCCTACTGGTCCGAGGTCAAGGCCAGCAGCCGCACCGTGCCCGGGCGCCACGCCAGCCCGGACGTGACCATCGAAGTCGCGGAAAAGGATTTCCTCGGCATCATGGGTGGCATTGCCAACGTCGAAGAACTGTTCGCCAGCGGGCGTCTGAAGATCGGCGGCAACATGGGCCTGGCGACGCTGTTGCCACAGATCATCGAGCAGGCGATGCATGGCGGCGGGGTCGCGGAAAAAGTCGACATGAACAAGCGCTACCCAACGCCGCCGCGCTTCAGCGAAAAACTCACCGCCAGTCTGCCGACCCAACGCAGCATCGAACGCGTTGCGCGCGCGGATCTGTCGGTGACCGATTTCCACGGTCGATATTTGCCCAACGGCATCCCGGTGGTCATCAGCAATGCGCTGCACGACTGGCCGCTGTTCAAGCTCAGCCGCGAAGAATCACTGGTGCATTTCGCCGAGCTGCAAGGCATCACCCGCCATGGCGATTACGTGAAGAAGACGTTTTCCACCGAGCGTGATTTCCGCTCCACATCGATGGCCGATTTCATCGCCTCGCTGGATAAGCCAGCGGTCAAAGGCCCGGACGGCGAGCCGCCTGCGTATATGGGCAACAACATTTTGCCCGCGCAGTTGATGCAGCAGATCCAATACCCGCCCTACTTCGACGCGTCGCTGTTCATCCCGCCGCGTATCTGGATCGGGCCCAAAGGCACGCTGACACCGTTGCACCGCGATGACACCGACAATCTGTTTGCCCAGGTCTGGGGCCAGAAAAAATTCACCCTCGCCGCGCCGCATCATCGGGAAGCCCTGGGCACTTGGTCGACCGCGCCGAAGGGTGGGCTCGACGGCTGTGATTTCAACCCCGATGCGCCGGATTACGAACGCTTCCCGGCGGCACGGGACGTCACGTTTCTGCGCGTGACGCTGGAGGCTGGTGATCTGCTGTTCTTGCCGGAAGGCTGGTTCCATCAGGTGGAGTCAGTGTCGACATCATTGTCGGTAAACTTCTGGGTCAATTCCGGCCGAGGCTGGTAA
- a CDS encoding thioesterase II family protein: MVIKLTLLCLPYSGASAMVYSRWRPKLPQWLHLQPVELPGRGARFGEPLHTDMRALAMQLAKELRPTLKTPYALFGHSLGALLACEMAHALRALGCPEPVALFASGTAAPTLRADYDRGFAEPKTDAELIDQLRTLNGTSEEVLANAELMNLTLPILRADFQLCGKFEPLQRPLLNCPVHVLGGKADRATTEQLIGWSQETRGSFSVDLFAGGHFFIHEHEAKVLRLIKDHLDVHHRRHAMAATA; the protein is encoded by the coding sequence GTGGTGATCAAGCTGACCCTGCTGTGTCTGCCGTATTCCGGTGCCAGTGCCATGGTCTACAGCCGCTGGCGGCCGAAGCTGCCGCAATGGCTGCACTTGCAACCGGTGGAGCTGCCGGGGCGCGGCGCGCGTTTCGGTGAGCCACTGCACACCGATATGCGTGCCTTGGCGATGCAACTGGCCAAGGAGTTGCGCCCGACGCTCAAGACTCCTTACGCACTGTTCGGCCACAGCCTCGGCGCGCTGCTGGCCTGCGAAATGGCCCATGCCCTGCGCGCGCTGGGTTGCCCGGAACCGGTGGCGTTGTTCGCCTCGGGCACGGCAGCGCCAACCTTGCGTGCCGATTACGATCGCGGGTTTGCCGAGCCGAAGACCGATGCCGAGCTGATCGATCAGTTGCGTACGCTCAACGGCACAAGCGAAGAAGTCCTGGCCAATGCCGAATTGATGAACCTTACCCTGCCGATCCTGCGCGCGGATTTCCAGCTGTGCGGCAAATTCGAGCCGTTGCAGCGCCCGTTGCTCAACTGCCCTGTGCACGTGCTCGGCGGCAAAGCCGACCGCGCCACCACCGAACAACTGATCGGCTGGAGCCAGGAAACCCGCGGCAGCTTTTCGGTTGACCTGTTTGCCGGCGGGCATTTCTTTATCCATGAACACGAAGCCAAAGTGCTGCGCCTGATCAAGGATCATCTCGACGTGCACCATCGCCGCCACGCCATGGCCGCCACCGCCTGA